The Panthera tigris isolate Pti1 chromosome F3, P.tigris_Pti1_mat1.1, whole genome shotgun sequence genome includes a window with the following:
- the LOC122236002 gene encoding proline-rich protein HaeIII subfamily 1-like: MTAWEGVTPARGRRAQDTPLTPLWPTRSFEVRGPESQRMQGKAPPNIPCPPGDRSPEGTAGFTDPGRLTHEGAPPAGGDRCHATGLSQITGLIHLPPNRLPPLNLHPHLPKGEARTPCALGSDCPSLHEPVQAPPQPACSSPAPSGGRALLPVSPVADLPPGRGKRPVSSHHEQARLSAGGPARTARARPPCASPASVYRLPRAAVKLGGFHRTLLWPRSGGWTPQHGGGSDSGPSQAGTIRVSISPASGAMPRPLPAGVSVSEAPLPVLDQRPPGPGAASP; this comes from the exons ATGACGGCTTGGGAGGGTGTGACCCCAGCCAGGGGGCGAAGGGCGCAGGACACCCCACTTACGCCACTTTGGCCGACTCGCTCCTTTGAGGTGCGGGGACCCGAGAGCCAGCGGATGCAGGGCAAGGCTCCTCCGAACATCCCTTGTCCGCCTGGGGACAGATCCCCCGAGGGGACCGCAGGCTTCACAGACCCCGGGCGCCTCACCCACGAGGGAGCACCCCCCGCAGGAGGGGACAGGTGTCACGCCACAGGCTTGTCACAGATCACAGGGCTCATTCATCTGCCTCCAAATCGTTTACCCCCCCTGAACCTGCACCCCCATCTCCCAAAGGGTGAGGCCCGAACTCCGTGCGCCCTCGGGAGTGACTGCCCGTCCCTGCAC GAACCTGTTCAAGCACCACCCCAGCCGGCCTGTTCCTCGCCAGCACCATCCGGTGGTCGCGCCCTCCTCCCCGTCAGCCCCGTCGCCGACCTCCCCCCAGGTCGGGGGAAGCGTCCAGTCTCGTCCCACCACGAGCAAGCCCGGCTGTCGGCCGGCGGGCCAGCCAGGACCGCCCGCGCCCGGCCACCCTGCGCCTCCCCGGCCTCCGTGTACCGGCTCCCTCGGGCCGCTGTCAAACTGGGTGGCTTCCACCGCACGCTTTTGTGGCCTCGGTCCGGAGGCTGGACGCCACAGCACGGTGGTGGCAGTGACTCGGGTCCCTCCCAGGCCGGGACGATCCGTGTCAGTATCTCCCCAGCCTCGGGCGCGATGCCGAGGCCTCTGCCCGCAGGCGTGTCTGTGTCCGAAGCCCCCTTACCGGTGCTGGACCAGCGCCCACCCGGTCCCGGTGCCGCGTCACCCTGA